The following coding sequences lie in one Peribacillus frigoritolerans genomic window:
- a CDS encoding nucleotide sugar dehydrogenase translates to MKLCTIGLGYIGLPTSLMFAKHGVDVVGVDIHPEIISNLNSGRLHIEEPGLEEVLQEVLTTNKFRATLSPEHADVFIIAVPTPNKKDMHQSCDLTHVMDATSNILPFIKKGNVIIIESTIAPRSMDDHIKPMIERTGLTIGKDIFLVHCPERVLPGRILEELVHNNRIVGGITETCSYKGSLVYKTFVQGEIIQTDAKTAEMSKLMENTFRDVNIALANELTKICFELDINVLDVISMANKHPRVNIHQPGPGVGGHCLAVDPYFVVAKAPEQARIIKLARDTNVSMPYYIVNSVRMMLEGIRKPKVAVFGLAYKGNVDDIRESPAIDVVNILMGMENMDVSLHDPHVQSGKMPVVSVEDAVNDADLILVLTDHDEFKQMDYDNLSNLMRNKLILDTRNCIDATKTDVPVANLGNIYQYKTMSMKKARNKAII, encoded by the coding sequence ATGAAACTTTGTACAATCGGACTTGGTTATATAGGACTTCCAACTTCTTTAATGTTTGCGAAACACGGTGTCGATGTTGTCGGCGTGGATATCCATCCTGAGATTATTTCCAATTTGAATAGCGGCAGGCTCCATATCGAAGAACCAGGATTGGAGGAGGTATTGCAAGAAGTGCTTACTACCAATAAGTTCCGGGCTACGTTAAGCCCGGAACATGCGGATGTTTTCATCATCGCGGTACCTACTCCAAATAAAAAGGACATGCATCAATCCTGTGATTTAACTCATGTCATGGATGCAACCTCAAACATTCTTCCTTTTATCAAAAAAGGGAATGTCATCATTATCGAATCGACGATAGCGCCAAGAAGCATGGATGATCATATTAAACCGATGATTGAGAGGACGGGCCTTACCATCGGAAAAGACATTTTCCTCGTTCATTGTCCGGAACGCGTTTTACCTGGAAGGATTCTTGAAGAGTTGGTTCATAATAACCGTATCGTCGGGGGCATCACGGAAACATGCTCATATAAAGGAAGTCTTGTTTACAAAACCTTCGTTCAAGGGGAGATCATTCAGACGGATGCGAAAACGGCTGAAATGTCCAAACTGATGGAAAACACCTTCAGGGATGTCAATATCGCCCTTGCGAATGAGCTGACGAAAATCTGTTTCGAGCTGGACATCAATGTTTTGGATGTCATATCGATGGCAAACAAACACCCTCGTGTCAATATACACCAACCAGGACCAGGAGTTGGCGGCCATTGTTTAGCGGTCGATCCGTATTTCGTCGTTGCAAAGGCACCAGAGCAAGCGAGAATCATTAAATTGGCCCGCGATACCAACGTATCGATGCCTTATTATATCGTTAATTCCGTAAGGATGATGCTAGAGGGGATCCGGAAGCCAAAAGTAGCTGTTTTCGGTCTTGCATACAAAGGAAATGTAGATGATATTCGTGAAAGCCCAGCCATTGATGTCGTCAATATCTTGATGGGGATGGAAAACATGGATGTATCCTTGCATGACCCGCATGTCCAATCTGGAAAGATGCCAGTCGTATCAGTGGAAGACGCTGTAAATGATGCCGACTTGATACTTGTCCTGACCGACCATGATGAATTTAAACAAATGGATTATGATAATCTATCAAATCTCATGAGAAATAAATTGATTTTGGATACACGCAATTGCATTGATGCAACTAAAACAGATGTCCCGGTGGCCAACCTGGGCAATATATATCAATACAAAACGATGTCCATGAAAAAAGCCAGGAATAAAGCGATCATTTAA